The Aurantiacibacter gangjinensis genome includes a region encoding these proteins:
- a CDS encoding YciI family protein, with protein MNTLYACWCRDGADAARLRDEHLAAHLAHIEANLDRYAVAGPLKDEGGTNGSLLIVKATSREDARAFLEADPYFHAGIWPTIAIEPFCAVAGDWVGGAAWKGARSG; from the coding sequence GTGAACACGCTTTATGCCTGCTGGTGCCGCGATGGCGCAGACGCGGCCCGCCTTCGTGACGAGCACCTTGCCGCCCATCTTGCGCACATTGAAGCCAATCTGGACCGCTACGCCGTAGCAGGGCCTTTGAAAGACGAGGGCGGCACCAACGGTTCGTTGCTGATTGTAAAAGCGACCAGCCGCGAGGACGCGCGCGCTTTCTTGGAGGCCGACCCCTATTTCCATGCGGGCATCTGGCCGACAATAGCGATCGAACCGTTTTGCGCCGTTGCGGGGGACTGGGTCGGAGGCGCGGCGTGGAAGGGCGCTAGGTCCGGCTAG
- a CDS encoding MmgE/PrpD family protein — MSATSQILDFAGGSHTLPPEVRRHAERLLGDTLAVGAAGVGAPGEAPILATARAFGSGFDARLIGSDAMLPAASAAFVNGYRIHCLEWDAVHEPAVVHAMSVVTAALGAAIDRRGGCDAQEALTALAIGVDVAAGLGVAADSALTFFRPATAGVIGAALAIARIDGAPMADALGIAYSSAAGTMQAHVEGLETLPFQIANAARAAVVASDLAKAGFAGPKDALEGQFGYMTLFDQGDLSRYTTTLGERWLIAELSVKPFPSGRASHAALGALQGITAGTQRKRIELACPPLIRRLVGRPYKPHMTPAYARLCLPWLAALMLTDGRIDPRRFSAEHMADPKLAALAANVTLVADGNDDPNALFPQELRITFENGETKAHAIAHTLGSPENLLTAAQASAKYDLARELAPADADPRIFDDPLAYFTKAL, encoded by the coding sequence ATGAGCGCGACCAGCCAAATCCTCGATTTTGCAGGTGGCTCGCATACCCTTCCGCCCGAGGTCCGCCGCCATGCGGAACGGCTTCTCGGCGATACGCTGGCCGTCGGCGCGGCAGGCGTTGGCGCGCCGGGGGAGGCGCCCATCCTCGCTACGGCGCGCGCCTTCGGCTCCGGCTTTGATGCGCGTCTGATCGGCTCCGACGCGATGCTGCCGGCTGCAAGCGCTGCCTTCGTAAACGGCTATCGCATCCATTGCCTGGAATGGGACGCGGTGCATGAGCCCGCCGTGGTGCACGCCATGAGCGTTGTCACCGCGGCGCTGGGCGCAGCCATCGACCGGCGCGGCGGATGTGACGCGCAAGAGGCTCTGACAGCGCTCGCCATCGGCGTGGATGTCGCCGCGGGGCTGGGCGTTGCGGCCGACAGCGCGCTCACCTTTTTTCGTCCCGCGACCGCAGGCGTGATCGGTGCGGCGCTGGCGATCGCGCGGATCGACGGGGCTCCGATGGCCGATGCGCTGGGCATCGCCTACTCCTCCGCCGCCGGCACAATGCAGGCGCATGTCGAGGGGCTGGAAACGCTCCCCTTCCAGATCGCCAATGCCGCCCGCGCCGCCGTCGTGGCGAGCGATCTCGCAAAGGCTGGCTTCGCCGGGCCGAAGGACGCGCTGGAAGGCCAGTTCGGCTATATGACGCTGTTTGATCAGGGCGATTTGTCGCGCTACACCACTACGCTGGGCGAGCGGTGGCTGATTGCCGAATTGAGCGTGAAACCCTTCCCCAGCGGCAGGGCGAGCCACGCTGCGCTGGGTGCATTGCAGGGCATCACCGCTGGCACGCAGAGAAAACGCATCGAACTCGCCTGCCCGCCACTCATACGCCGCCTGGTCGGTCGCCCCTACAAGCCGCACATGACGCCCGCTTATGCGCGGCTTTGCCTGCCATGGCTCGCCGCCCTGATGCTGACCGATGGCCGCATCGATCCGCGCCGTTTTTCCGCCGAGCACATGGCCGATCCCAAGCTCGCGGCGCTAGCAGCGAACGTCACACTGGTGGCGGATGGAAATGACGATCCCAATGCGCTTTTCCCGCAGGAATTGCGCATCACCTTTGAAAACGGCGAGACCAAAGCCCACGCTATCGCGCACACGCTGGGCAGTCCGGAAAATCTACTCACCGCAGCGCAGGCCTCTGCGAAATACGATCTCGCGCGCGAACTCGCCCCTGCTGACGCAGACCCGCGCATTTTTGACGATCCGCTCGCCTATTTTACGAAAGCCTTATGA
- a CDS encoding SDR family NAD(P)-dependent oxidoreductase, which translates to MGRFTGKTIVVTGSGKEKGLGQGILQAFADEGANCVVSDVRLDDEVDGVADELRQRGAKVATVQCDVSDAASCQALVAQALDHFGSVDVFVNNAGIGFKMKPLLDVDTADEWDQVLAVNLSGAFYCTQAAARAMVDAGKGGRIINIASQAAKTGFPHLPAYVSSKHGMVGLTRASAVELGAHGITVNAICPNHVTTGLGAQQNEYFSKLLGFAKVEDYLANMAAKNPMGRPGLPSDTAAACLWLASDEAVYVTGEALNISGGEEMH; encoded by the coding sequence ATGGGCCGTTTCACCGGCAAGACCATCGTCGTCACCGGCTCTGGGAAGGAGAAGGGGTTAGGGCAGGGCATCTTGCAAGCCTTTGCCGACGAAGGCGCGAATTGCGTTGTTTCCGATGTGCGGCTGGATGACGAGGTGGATGGCGTGGCAGACGAGCTTCGGCAGCGCGGCGCCAAGGTGGCGACGGTGCAGTGCGATGTTTCCGATGCAGCAAGCTGTCAGGCGCTGGTGGCGCAGGCGCTCGATCATTTTGGTAGCGTCGATGTGTTCGTCAACAATGCCGGGATCGGGTTCAAGATGAAGCCGCTGTTGGACGTCGATACTGCCGACGAGTGGGATCAGGTACTGGCCGTAAACCTCTCCGGCGCCTTTTACTGCACACAGGCAGCAGCGCGTGCGATGGTGGATGCGGGCAAGGGCGGACGAATCATTAATATCGCCAGCCAGGCGGCGAAAACCGGCTTCCCGCATCTGCCCGCTTATGTCTCCAGCAAGCATGGTATGGTCGGCCTGACCCGCGCCTCTGCCGTGGAACTGGGCGCTCATGGCATCACGGTGAATGCCATCTGCCCCAATCATGTGACCACCGGCCTCGGAGCGCAGCAGAACGAATATTTCAGCAAATTGCTCGGCTTTGCGAAGGTCGAGGATTACCTCGCCAACATGGCCGCGAAGAACCCGATGGGGCGGCCCGGCCTGCCTTCCGATACGGCAGCCGCCTGCCTCTGGCTGGCGAGTGACGAGGCGGTCTATGTGACCGGCGAAGCGCTGAATATCAGCGGTGGGGAGGAAATGCACTGA
- a CDS encoding phenylacetate--CoA ligase family protein, translated as MTYPTYFEALDHKQMLADYPVGDDFTARYRSMSADELFALQDAQFRRLMQRGWEIPFYQRLWGAQGIEAGDIDGLRDIGKLPVYDKSDLMASIAEHPPYGDFHGMGDPATRPPTVFHTTSGTTGKPQVLMFGPKGREVGNLLVGRMYRWMGLTGDDVVHSVYGHGMINGGHYIREAVTKFTNSVFLSAGTGIETRSVNQVQLMADFGVTCIVGFVDYVRKLAATAEAEELFDRINIRMIIGHLGTEDRSATEQAWHGAQAYDWYGVGDTGCIAGEGPDRDGLYVWEDAQYLELLDVDSGAQVERGGTGDMVVTCLYKDDIAPCIRFNTHDITHELDGRGEIAFKRIAGFKGRSDNMVKLRGINVFPHAIGAIIENRPELTGEYVCHLRRDVSSRDAMVVTLESHGGSDAGELAELLKRGLGVEVDVELTGPGGTATATEIDKRQKPLRLIDERNL; from the coding sequence ATGACCTACCCGACCTATTTCGAAGCGCTCGACCACAAGCAGATGCTGGCCGATTATCCCGTCGGTGACGACTTCACCGCGCGCTATCGCAGCATGAGCGCGGACGAGCTTTTCGCCCTGCAGGACGCGCAATTCCGCAGACTGATGCAGCGCGGTTGGGAAATCCCCTTCTATCAGCGCCTGTGGGGCGCGCAGGGTATCGAGGCGGGCGATATCGACGGGCTGCGTGATATCGGCAAGCTGCCCGTCTACGACAAGAGCGACCTGATGGCTTCCATCGCCGAGCACCCGCCCTACGGCGACTTTCACGGCATGGGCGATCCGGCGACACGTCCGCCAACCGTCTTCCACACCACCAGCGGCACGACCGGCAAGCCGCAAGTGCTGATGTTCGGACCTAAGGGGCGCGAAGTCGGCAATCTGCTGGTGGGGCGCATGTATCGCTGGATGGGACTGACCGGCGACGATGTGGTCCACTCCGTCTACGGCCACGGCATGATCAATGGCGGGCACTACATCCGCGAGGCAGTGACGAAGTTCACCAATTCCGTGTTCCTGAGCGCAGGCACAGGCATCGAAACGCGCAGCGTCAACCAGGTGCAGCTGATGGCCGATTTCGGGGTGACCTGCATTGTCGGCTTCGTCGATTATGTCCGCAAGCTGGCGGCGACTGCTGAAGCGGAAGAGTTGTTCGACCGCATCAATATCCGCATGATCATCGGCCATCTGGGCACCGAAGATCGCAGCGCGACTGAACAGGCGTGGCACGGCGCACAGGCCTATGACTGGTACGGCGTTGGCGACACCGGATGCATCGCGGGCGAGGGGCCTGACCGCGACGGCCTGTATGTCTGGGAAGACGCGCAATATCTTGAACTGCTCGATGTCGATAGCGGCGCGCAGGTCGAGCGCGGCGGGACGGGCGACATGGTCGTGACCTGCCTTTACAAGGACGACATCGCCCCATGCATCCGCTTCAACACACATGACATCACGCATGAGCTGGATGGCCGCGGCGAGATCGCTTTCAAGCGGATCGCCGGCTTCAAGGGCCGCAGCGACAACATGGTGAAGCTGCGCGGCATCAACGTATTCCCCCACGCCATCGGCGCAATCATCGAGAACCGCCCCGAGCTTACGGGCGAATATGTCTGCCATTTGCGCCGCGATGTCTCTAGCCGCGACGCGATGGTGGTGACGCTGGAGAGCCATGGTGGTAGCGATGCAGGCGAACTGGCCGAACTGCTCAAACGCGGCCTTGGTGTGGAGGTGGATGTGGAACTGACCGGTCCCGGCGGCACGGCGACGGCCACGGAGATCGACAAGCGCCAGAAGCCGCTGCGCCTGATCGACGAGAGGAACCTCTGA
- a CDS encoding REDY-like protein HapK — protein sequence MRIICLFNLKDGVDVAEYEEWAKTRDIPGVNDLASVTNFSVHKSTGVFGDDTAKPHFDYVEIIDITGMDAFIADISTEGFQAAAAPFQGYADAPQFILTEDL from the coding sequence ATGCGTATAATCTGCCTATTCAACCTGAAGGATGGCGTGGACGTTGCCGAATATGAGGAATGGGCGAAAACACGCGATATTCCGGGCGTCAATGACCTCGCCTCGGTGACGAATTTCTCGGTTCATAAGTCGACAGGTGTGTTCGGTGACGACACGGCAAAACCGCATTTCGATTATGTCGAGATCATCGACATCACCGGCATGGACGCTTTTATTGCCGATATCTCGACAGAAGGTTTCCAAGCCGCCGCGGCACCGTTCCAGGGCTATGCGGACGCGCCGCAATTCATCCTCACAGAGGACCTGTAG
- a CDS encoding polysaccharide deacetylase family protein — protein MREERMDWPGGAKLALSVVVNVEEGSEMTVARGDRGMEPVDELGVFVKSPIRNYSNESNYLYGIKAGAPRIVKLLKRYDIMASWTVAAMALENHPEIAEAIVELGHEPVSHGWRWVHQFKMDEDAERDFIRKAVASIEKTCGVRPYGWLSRYLLTDNTRRLLQEEGFTYHMDDYSGDVPFWDRETTGKPMCIVPYQVDSNDMKMWTDPALTPHQWLDYAKANFDQLYREGEEGNPKMMSLGLHLRIIGRPGRIWALEEFFCHVREHDGVWVTTRKAIADHFTAAHPA, from the coding sequence ATGCGCGAAGAACGCATGGATTGGCCCGGCGGTGCGAAGCTGGCGCTCAGCGTCGTCGTCAATGTCGAGGAAGGCAGCGAGATGACCGTCGCGCGCGGCGACAGGGGCATGGAGCCGGTGGACGAGCTTGGGGTCTTCGTCAAATCGCCGATCCGCAATTATTCCAATGAAAGCAATTATCTCTACGGCATCAAGGCGGGCGCACCGCGTATCGTCAAGCTGCTGAAACGCTATGACATCATGGCCAGCTGGACCGTTGCCGCCATGGCGCTGGAAAACCATCCCGAGATTGCCGAGGCCATTGTCGAGCTGGGGCATGAGCCCGTGAGCCACGGCTGGCGCTGGGTCCACCAGTTCAAGATGGACGAGGATGCGGAGCGCGACTTCATCCGCAAGGCCGTGGCCAGCATCGAAAAGACTTGCGGTGTCCGCCCCTATGGCTGGCTGAGCCGCTACCTCCTCACCGACAATACCCGCCGCCTGCTGCAGGAGGAGGGCTTCACCTACCACATGGACGATTACAGCGGCGATGTGCCCTTCTGGGATCGCGAGACGACCGGCAAACCCATGTGCATCGTGCCCTACCAGGTCGACAGCAATGACATGAAAATGTGGACCGATCCCGCACTAACCCCGCATCAATGGCTCGATTACGCGAAGGCCAATTTCGACCAGCTTTATCGCGAGGGCGAGGAGGGCAATCCGAAAATGATGAGCCTTGGCCTGCACCTGCGGATCATCGGGCGTCCGGGCCGGATCTGGGCGCTGGAAGAGTTCTTCTGCCATGTTCGCGAGCATGACGGTGTGTGGGTGACGACGCGCAAGGCCATCGCCGATCATTTCACGGCGGCGCATCCGGCATGA
- a CDS encoding VOC family protein, with protein MTITHGTILGGLSTVPDLDAGLKAYHDVLGLSLVEQGQLDADLATSWGCPASAGSPYAVLQPESGEPCWFRLVEQPEHPDFRPTRTYGWAAFECTVQDVWRWPKELPAELFTIVGMPKNIENMQLTFIPMQALGPGREMVYLNEVLVPESDLFLPAARSDVDRIFICVLATPDREASLGWYIDALGLERGTDYTIPYTMINKAFDLPAGTQTTLTMLQKGKMPIIEVDDYPPAATVRPRYEGRLPPGNALVTLAVDDLDTCKAAWLSAPTAREGALYDGRRAVTTMGPAGELLELVETG; from the coding sequence ATGACCATCACCCACGGCACCATCCTTGGCGGCCTGTCGACCGTCCCGGATCTCGATGCAGGCCTCAAGGCCTATCACGATGTGCTGGGCCTTAGCCTCGTCGAGCAGGGCCAGCTCGATGCCGACCTCGCCACCAGTTGGGGTTGCCCTGCCAGTGCCGGATCGCCCTATGCTGTGCTGCAACCGGAGAGCGGCGAACCTTGCTGGTTCCGTCTCGTGGAGCAGCCGGAGCATCCCGATTTTCGCCCGACCCGGACCTATGGCTGGGCCGCCTTTGAATGCACGGTTCAGGACGTGTGGCGCTGGCCGAAAGAGCTTCCGGCAGAGCTCTTCACGATTGTCGGCATGCCCAAAAATATCGAGAATATGCAGCTCACCTTCATCCCCATGCAGGCGCTGGGGCCGGGGCGGGAGATGGTCTACTTGAATGAAGTGCTGGTGCCGGAAAGCGATCTGTTCCTGCCCGCCGCCAGGAGCGACGTTGACCGCATCTTCATCTGTGTGCTGGCAACGCCGGACCGTGAAGCCTCGCTTGGCTGGTATATCGACGCGCTGGGGCTGGAGCGCGGCACCGATTACACCATCCCCTACACGATGATAAACAAGGCGTTCGACTTGCCCGCGGGCACGCAGACGACACTCACCATGCTGCAGAAAGGCAAGATGCCGATCATCGAGGTGGATGATTATCCGCCTGCCGCCACCGTGCGCCCGCGCTACGAAGGCCGCCTGCCGCCCGGCAATGCGCTGGTGACGCTGGCGGTCGATGATCTCGACACATGCAAGGCCGCGTGGCTGTCTGCCCCGACGGCACGCGAGGGCGCGCTGTATGACGGACGCCGCGCGGTCACCACTATGGGGCCGGCAGGCGAATTGCTGGAACTGGTGGAGACCGGATGA
- a CDS encoding carboxymuconolactone decarboxylase family protein: MSRIAPLSPEELPEETRAALAFAQETMGFTANDTLTMARWPELLGAMEQLVATIYGNSEVDLKLKRLVALVTSSAAGCRYCEAHTAHGAARQSGADAEKVAAVWDYASSPLFSDAERAALDLALAAGQSPNAATDAHFAAMRAHFSERQIVEIVAMISLFGFLNRWNTTLATELEDAPLSFARESLGRSGWEADPHALAVNASRT, translated from the coding sequence GTGAGCCGCATCGCGCCTCTCTCGCCCGAGGAGCTGCCGGAAGAAACACGCGCTGCCCTCGCCTTCGCGCAAGAGACGATGGGCTTTACCGCAAACGACACGCTGACCATGGCGCGCTGGCCGGAATTGCTGGGTGCGATGGAGCAACTGGTAGCCACGATATACGGCAACAGCGAGGTCGATTTGAAGCTTAAGCGGCTGGTGGCGCTCGTCACGAGTTCTGCGGCCGGGTGCCGATATTGCGAGGCGCACACCGCCCATGGCGCGGCGCGGCAATCGGGCGCGGATGCCGAGAAAGTGGCAGCGGTGTGGGACTATGCCAGCAGTCCCCTCTTCTCCGATGCGGAACGCGCGGCGCTCGACCTGGCGCTGGCGGCCGGGCAATCGCCCAATGCCGCAACGGACGCGCATTTTGCTGCGATGCGCGCGCATTTCAGCGAACGCCAGATCGTCGAAATCGTCGCCATGATATCGCTGTTCGGATTCCTCAATCGCTGGAACACCACGCTCGCGACCGAGCTGGAAGATGCGCCGCTGTCCTTCGCGCGAGAGAGCTTGGGGAGGAGCGGATGGGAAGCGGACCCGCATGCTCTCGCAGTCAACGCTAGCCGGACCTAG
- a CDS encoding MmgE/PrpD family protein, producing MSEALLSQLAQRLSRPVSAEDRQRARLHLLDWLACVAGARDTEAGHLGGEISRAGWERATYAGNALEMDDVHRTALLHPGPVIWPVAMSMGSAAMEQRLDGAVRGYEAMIAVGAALDAHHYAHWHPTATAGVIGAAAAFGSLIGFAPVEHAQAMANSASVAGGLWHMRHDDVLTKQWHIYHAVRTGRDAALHVHYGATGPKGILEGPQGLFAAMTREPGQLADAGEGWLIHQVSFKPFAACRHAHPAIDAAMELRKAGKLEAPFQVETFADALAFCDRPDPQTELEAKFSIQHAVAVVAAGRDAEPQDFTMDVVGELADLRAQVSVAEDPAITARYPAHFGARVNGLELVDTLGDPERPVSQDRIAEKMQTLAKLGGVKDADRAISLALEGHDAAAIDSMLEDWLA from the coding sequence ATGAGCGAAGCGCTGCTTTCGCAACTGGCCCAAAGGCTGTCGCGCCCGGTTTCCGCCGAGGATCGCCAGCGCGCGCGGCTGCATCTGCTCGACTGGCTGGCCTGCGTGGCGGGCGCTCGCGATACAGAAGCGGGACATCTGGGTGGTGAGATTTCGCGCGCCGGATGGGAGCGGGCAACCTATGCCGGCAATGCGCTGGAAATGGACGATGTCCACCGCACCGCGCTGTTGCATCCCGGCCCGGTGATCTGGCCTGTCGCCATGAGCATGGGCAGCGCGGCTATGGAACAGCGCCTCGATGGAGCCGTGCGCGGCTATGAGGCGATGATCGCTGTAGGCGCCGCGCTTGACGCGCATCATTACGCCCATTGGCATCCCACGGCGACGGCAGGCGTGATCGGTGCGGCGGCGGCTTTCGGCTCGCTGATCGGCTTCGCGCCTGTCGAACATGCGCAGGCCATGGCCAATTCCGCCAGCGTTGCAGGCGGGCTATGGCATATGCGGCACGACGATGTCCTGACGAAGCAATGGCACATCTATCACGCGGTGCGCACGGGGCGCGATGCGGCGCTGCACGTGCATTACGGCGCAACCGGGCCGAAAGGCATTCTGGAAGGTCCGCAGGGGCTGTTCGCTGCGATGACGCGCGAGCCGGGGCAATTGGCGGATGCGGGCGAAGGATGGCTGATCCACCAGGTCAGCTTCAAGCCTTTTGCCGCATGCCGCCATGCGCATCCGGCTATAGATGCGGCGATGGAGCTGCGGAAAGCGGGCAAGCTGGAAGCACCTTTTCAGGTCGAGACTTTCGCAGACGCGCTGGCTTTTTGCGACAGGCCCGACCCGCAAACAGAGCTGGAAGCGAAGTTCTCGATCCAGCATGCCGTGGCCGTCGTGGCAGCGGGCCGCGATGCGGAGCCGCAGGATTTCACCATGGATGTCGTGGGCGAACTGGCAGACCTTCGCGCGCAGGTCAGCGTTGCGGAAGACCCGGCGATCACGGCGCGATACCCTGCCCATTTCGGGGCGCGGGTGAACGGCCTGGAACTGGTCGATACGCTGGGCGATCCGGAACGGCCGGTATCGCAGGACCGGATTGCCGAGAAAATGCAAACGCTGGCGAAGCTCGGCGGCGTGAAGGATGCGGACCGCGCCATATCGCTAGCGCTCGAAGGCCACGATGCCGCTGCCATCGACTCCATGCTGGAGGACTGGCTGGCATGA
- a CDS encoding amidase, whose product MVDFADLIARNEPLNAFADFDESAQGGEGPLAGVTVGVKANVAVQGLPWTAGLEAYRGRIAEKDAKTVACLRDAGAIIIGTQNMEEGALGSKSDNPFYGAVQNPHRNGFSPGGSSGGSAAAVAAGLCDAALGTDTMGSVRIPAAHCGIYGFKPATKAVSQDGLEPADRALDAIGPMARSLDMLQRVAWEMSDTGAQMEDCRGAILVDHGVEVHEDVLAVFDRVLGTMKASPANVSLDHPNSRIRFAGFIHVSHRMAAHLQGVKGLSPHLQKLLTYGPGRAQEKLAQDTQILNDTHAKVRRIVEEHGFLIMPTVPNPAFSHDEPEPAAQADFTCLANIAGLPALTLPAGWTENGLPIGVQLVGRTDYEAGLFAMARYLDLRLDAYRPPANL is encoded by the coding sequence TTGGTCGATTTCGCTGACCTGATAGCGCGCAACGAACCGTTGAACGCCTTCGCTGATTTCGACGAAAGCGCGCAGGGCGGCGAGGGGCCGCTGGCGGGCGTCACCGTGGGGGTGAAGGCGAATGTGGCGGTGCAGGGCTTGCCCTGGACTGCGGGGCTGGAAGCTTACCGGGGTCGCATCGCCGAGAAAGACGCCAAGACGGTCGCATGCCTGCGCGATGCGGGTGCGATCATCATCGGCACGCAGAATATGGAAGAAGGGGCGCTCGGCTCCAAGTCCGACAACCCGTTCTACGGTGCGGTGCAGAACCCGCACCGGAACGGCTTCTCGCCGGGTGGATCATCGGGCGGCAGCGCCGCAGCGGTTGCGGCGGGGCTGTGCGATGCGGCGCTTGGTACCGATACGATGGGGTCCGTCCGCATCCCCGCCGCGCATTGCGGCATTTACGGCTTCAAACCGGCCACCAAGGCAGTGAGCCAGGACGGACTGGAGCCTGCCGACCGCGCGCTCGATGCCATCGGGCCGATGGCGCGTAGTCTCGACATGCTGCAGCGCGTCGCTTGGGAAATGTCGGATACCGGCGCGCAGATGGAGGATTGCCGCGGAGCGATCCTCGTGGACCATGGCGTGGAGGTGCACGAAGATGTCTTGGCTGTGTTCGACCGCGTGCTCGGCACGATGAAAGCATCGCCAGCGAACGTCAGTCTCGACCATCCCAATTCGCGCATTCGCTTTGCCGGCTTCATCCATGTATCGCACCGCATGGCCGCCCATTTGCAGGGCGTGAAAGGCCTATCGCCGCATCTGCAAAAGCTGCTGACCTATGGGCCGGGCCGCGCGCAGGAGAAGCTGGCGCAGGACACGCAAATCCTCAACGATACCCACGCCAAGGTGCGCCGGATCGTGGAGGAACACGGGTTTCTCATCATGCCGACCGTGCCCAATCCGGCGTTTTCGCATGACGAGCCAGAACCGGCGGCTCAAGCCGACTTCACGTGCCTCGCCAACATCGCCGGCCTGCCCGCCCTGACCCTGCCCGCGGGGTGGACCGAGAATGGCCTGCCCATCGGCGTGCAACTGGTCGGGCGGACCGATTACGAGGCGGGCCTGTTCGCCATGGCCCGCTATCTGGACCTGCGCCTCGATGCCTATCGCCCGCCTGCCAATCTGTAA
- a CDS encoding enoyl-CoA hydratase/isomerase family protein, whose product MSLRLDYDGQTAHLLIDRADKRNAFTMAMWEALPGLLEQVRDKGDIRLLILRAADGGTFCAGADIRELLANKDDADWRAANQAAINRVQHDLARFDLPTMAFVEGDAIGGGCGLALACDLRVATPAARFGITPAKLGLVYPLHDVKLLVDLVGPGQARRMLYTGALLSAEEAQRIGLVETIADSPAALADAIMAASPHSIREIKRIVRRVLDGQAEDDAETRAIFAAAFDGADFAEGTAAFVEKRKPEFGK is encoded by the coding sequence ATGAGTCTCCGCCTCGATTATGACGGGCAGACCGCGCACCTGCTGATCGACCGCGCGGACAAGCGCAACGCCTTCACGATGGCGATGTGGGAGGCGCTGCCCGGCCTGCTCGAACAGGTGCGCGACAAGGGAGACATTCGCTTGCTCATCCTGCGCGCGGCGGATGGCGGCACGTTTTGCGCGGGCGCGGATATCCGCGAATTGCTGGCGAATAAGGACGATGCCGACTGGCGCGCGGCCAATCAGGCGGCAATCAACCGCGTGCAGCACGACCTGGCGCGCTTCGACCTGCCGACCATGGCCTTTGTGGAAGGGGACGCCATTGGCGGCGGCTGCGGTCTCGCGCTTGCCTGCGACCTGCGTGTGGCCACGCCAGCCGCGCGTTTCGGCATCACGCCGGCCAAGCTGGGCCTTGTCTATCCGCTGCACGATGTGAAGCTGCTGGTCGATCTGGTCGGGCCGGGGCAGGCCAGGCGCATGCTCTATACCGGCGCGCTGCTGTCGGCGGAGGAAGCGCAGCGTATCGGGCTTGTCGAGACGATTGCCGATAGCCCTGCCGCGCTGGCCGATGCCATAATGGCCGCCAGCCCGCATTCCATCCGTGAGATCAAGCGGATCGTGCGCCGCGTCCTCGACGGGCAGGCGGAGGACGACGCCGAAACGCGTGCCATCTTCGCCGCCGCATTCGACGGCGCAGACTTTGCAGAAGGCACCGCCGCCTTCGTAGAGAAACGCAAGCCGGAGTTCGGGAAATGA
- a CDS encoding NADP-dependent oxidoreductase, with amino-acid sequence MTTTRQIVLASQPQAAPLASDFTMAEAELPPLADGELLVRVHVLSLDPYLLSRIRGRHMSGDAPDIGETVPSEGVGEVLESRADGFVPGDFVLGVVGWQEHAVLDGKVARKIDASIRPLSLHLGVCGMPGLTAYASAHHLAKATDGDRVLVSSAAGPVGGTVGQLARIMGADKVVGIAGGPEKCALVKSDYGFDDCVDYKADGWQDRVAAALPDGISYYHDNVGGELLETALANLSLYGRVVLCGLASQYSLDHRPAGPNPGIYIGKRAQLLGLVVYDFMHEIDDYAAKAAAWIADGKLSYVEDRADGLDAAPALFEKLGQGSNIGKTVVQLVPEERA; translated from the coding sequence ATGACCACTACGCGCCAGATCGTGCTTGCCAGCCAGCCGCAGGCAGCGCCGCTCGCCAGCGATTTCACGATGGCGGAGGCAGAGCTGCCGCCTCTCGCGGATGGCGAGCTGCTGGTGCGGGTGCATGTGCTGTCGCTCGATCCCTATCTGCTCTCGCGCATCAGGGGCCGCCACATGTCGGGCGACGCGCCTGACATCGGCGAGACGGTGCCGAGCGAGGGCGTGGGCGAAGTGCTCGAATCGCGCGCCGATGGCTTTGTACCCGGCGATTTCGTGCTGGGCGTTGTCGGCTGGCAGGAGCACGCCGTGCTGGATGGCAAAGTGGCGCGCAAGATCGATGCCTCGATCCGCCCGCTGTCGCTGCACTTGGGCGTGTGCGGCATGCCCGGCCTCACCGCCTATGCCAGCGCGCATCACCTTGCCAAGGCGACCGATGGCGACCGCGTGCTGGTCTCTTCCGCAGCGGGCCCGGTGGGCGGCACGGTAGGCCAGCTGGCGCGCATCATGGGAGCGGACAAGGTCGTCGGCATTGCCGGCGGGCCGGAGAAATGCGCGCTCGTGAAAAGCGACTACGGCTTCGACGATTGCGTGGATTACAAGGCCGATGGCTGGCAAGACCGCGTGGCCGCAGCCCTTCCCGATGGCATCAGCTATTATCACGACAATGTCGGCGGCGAGTTGCTGGAAACGGCGCTGGCGAACCTATCGCTCTATGGCCGCGTCGTGCTGTGCGGGCTCGCCTCGCAATACAGCCTCGACCATCGCCCCGCCGGGCCCAACCCCGGCATCTATATCGGCAAGCGCGCGCAGCTTCTGGGGTTGGTCGTATATGATTTCATGCATGAGATCGACGATTACGCGGCGAAAGCTGCCGCTTGGATCGCCGATGGCAAGCTATCCTATGTCGAGGACCGGGCAGACGGTCTCGACGCCGCGCCTGCCCTCTTTGAAAAGCTGGGACAGGGCAGCAATATCGGCAAGACCGTGGTGCAGCTGGTGCCGGAAGAGCGCGCATGA